CTTAATGGCACTGTATCAAATGGAGCGACAACCCGGTTTATTAAAACCAATTTCACCATGTCAAACAATAATTTAACCCTCGCGATCATTGTTCCTGTGAATATATCAAATAATGGTCGAGTGTGGATAAACATCACTAAAGGTATAACAAACCCAACAACTGTAGGTCTATATAAGCTAATGATTAATACAAGCAAAGAACTAACATCCATCTATTCTGAAAATTATACTATTGTTCCTGCTGCTCCAACAAGTTTCACTGCTACAACAGTTAGTTCTACTCAGATCAACCTAGCTTGGACCAAGGGAACTGGTGCGAGCCATACGAGGATTCAACGGAAGACTGGGAGTTATCCGACGAGTATTTCAGATGGAACCAATGTTTACAATGGTACCGGATCATCCTACTCTGATACAGGTCTATCATCGAGTACTACCTATTATTATAGAGCTTGGAGTTGGGACAACTCAAATCTCCTGTGGTCAATCGAGAGTGCAAGCGCATCTGCCACAACTTCAGCATCATCAGGTGGCGGCGATTCACCTCCACCATCAGGTCCTTCAGAGGTCCGTATCACGGTATCAACGACAGCAATGAACGAGATCAACACCAGATTTGGTGTCTCGTTAGTACTATCCTTCTACGCTCGAGACACTAATGGTGATGGTCGTGTCGACACCCTGGTTGATCCGAACGGTGTACTAACGGAGGTACAAGACACTATACTAGATGGTCATGTTATAATGCTGGTATCAACCAACAAGGATAACAAACCAGAGTTCTTCTGGGATACCGCTGCAAACACGATCACACCGGTCACCTACCAGCAAGGAACCGCGCAAGAAACCATTGTTGATACAACAAAGGAGACGATTACGGTCATAGTAAATATTGAGAAAACCGACTGGGTGTACATCGACATCACCGATCAGTACCCACCTGATCAATACCCAGATTATACACTCATCGTGAAAACTGCTGATGGTCGAGTCATTTCTTCAGATATGATCTGGCGGCAGAACGGCAGAATCTACATCCTTGACGACCCAGATACTACGTACAAGATCATCTACGGGTACAACATTCTCCCTCCAACGTTTAATCCACCTGCGGGAACCACGTTTGACAGCAGTTTCAACCCACCTGATGGATACGAATTTGACATCCGCAGACCAATGATTACGATTACGTACAGCGAAGCTGTTACCATCGTAAGTGCAACACTGAACAACCTTGACGTACGACACATGTTCAAGACAGTCGACAATAAGGTTTTTACCTTCGAGCCAACATATGATCTCAGCAATGGACCGTACACACTCAGTCTCACGGTTCAAGATGCTGATGGACACCGACGTACCGATACAGCAACCTATACCATAAACGCACCAGCAAAACCATCTGAGCCTGTGGGATTCCCGCTTTGGCTGATCATTCTGATTGTCGTCATCATCGTGATTCTCCTCATCGTAGTCGTCCTGTTCAAAACTGGTCGGCTGTACGTTGAAAAGACACCGAAGGAGGGGGCACCGAAAGAAGGAGATAAACCAAAGAAACCATAAAACTAACAGATAAAAGAGGATGCGGCAACTCCTCTTTTTTTCTTCATTTTTTTATTCTAAGAGCCATTTCCATAAGGGTTTATACCTAATCTTCTTTCCATTGATCTGTTCTTCACCATCGAAATCATCAGTAAGTATCAGTCCTTCTTCAAGAGAAAATTCATCCATGGCTTTCAATAGACTTCGTACCTCTCGTTCTTTTGTGTTCATATTCTCGATAGTCGCGGTCACTTGTATCAGTTGACGTATTTTCGTTCCTTCTTTTAGAATAAAATCTACTTCTCGTTGTTGATAATCCTTCCAATAAAACACTTCCAATGCACTATTCATTGTTTGTCGTCGTTTTAACTCCACAGCAACAACATTTTCCATGAGTCTCCCCTGATTTTCTATAAAGCGGAAACCAATTGCATTGGAAAGTCCGCTGTCGATAGCGTATACCTTTCGCGGTGCTTTTTCTTGTTCTTTAAAAGAGGGAGAATACCGTTTGATAAAAAAGAGAAGATATGCACTTTCAAGGTAACTGGAGAACCGTTCAACGGTGGTTAAGGGGAGTGAGAGGAATTGAGCGACCTTGTTGAATGTAACCGAGGATGACATATTCGTGAGGTAGAATTTTGCAAGTGAACGTATTTTCTCCCGCTCTCGTATGCGGAATCGTTCGATGATGTCACGGGTGATGATCGTGTCAAAATAGCTGAGAAGAATGCGTTTTTTCTCTGTCGAGAGAACAACCTCTGGGAATCCACCGTTACCAAGGTATTCTGTCAGTAATTTTTTAATGTCACTTCTGCTCGTTACCACATCAAGTTCTGATCGTATTGATATGTTGTTGAAAAACAGGAACTCCTTAAATGAGAGTGGATACAACGTGAAGATGATATGTCTTCCGGTGAGGAGGGTAGCGAGTTCGGCGCTGAGAAGTTTTGATGAGGAGCCGGAGACAAGCAGTGACGCTTCTTTTCGTTCGTGCATGCCTCTGACAAAACGTTCCCATTCTGAGACGTTTTGTATTTCGTCTAAGAAGAGAAGAGGTTTTTTTTCAGTAGGTTGAACTTTTTCCTGGTAGCAGTCGTAAATGTCTCGGAGGGTTTGAAGTGTTCGATCTGTGAATCGTTCATCTTCAAAGTTGACGATGAGGGTATTGTTTTTCCCTTTCTGTTCACTGAGTTTGTGTGCAACTTGTTTGATGAGCGTGGATTTTCCGCATCGTCGTACTCCTGTGATGCAGATGATCTGATCGGTGTTTTCCAGGAGCGACTGGAGTTCGTTTCTATACTGTTCTCGTTGGATGCCGGTGTCGATTTGTTTTGCCCAAAGGTTCCAATCTGAGAGGATCTCAAGGATAGTCTCCTTCCGCATAATAATCCATATGTAGTTTAAATATTTAAATTTTTAGTTCACATGTAAATCAAAATTACATAATGGAGTATCCAAACGGTGAAAAAACAGGGGATGCTCATAAAAAGAGACAAACCAAAGAAACCATAAAACCAACAGATAAAAGAGAATGTAGCAACTCCTCTTTTTTTTTCTAACCTCATTATTGAACCGTAGTTCGATACATCTCCAAAAAATATGATTAGTTCCGGTGATTGTGGTCCGTTTTCACTGATCAGCAACAAAAAGTATATAAATAAGTTCATACACATACTATAGGCGCAAAAATTTTCAAAGTATACTTCACAGAAAAAGAATGGAAGGAATGAGTTCTATGACAATTGTAACGCTTGATGATCTATCGAAAGCTATAGCAAACCGCGTCGGCATCGATATTGAAGAAGCACGACGAGATGCAGGTTTTGTAATGGATATCTTTGGGTTTGATGACCGTGTCATTGATAACGTCCTCGACCCAGAAGATCGACAGCTCTTCTACATCCTTGAAGAGGAAGGTATGTTGACCACTGAACGTGAAGAAACAACCCTGTATGATGGCCGCGAATGGCGAACCCATTACTGGCGTCTCAAAAAAGATACGATACTTCGATATTCAAAAGATACCGCACGGAAACCTGATCTCATCATCGATAAAAAGCAAATCAAAAACGTCTCAGATGAAGACATTTACAATACCTTAACTGAAGATTTGTGGACAACCAGAAAAATAGGGTAAAAACAATACCTTTTCTCTTTTTTTGTCATAACATTAATAAGTACGCTGTGAATGTCAATCTTCTAACAATCGAGTATTTTTGGGTGAGAACGTTTTATGAAAAAAAGAAAAATCGTCATAAGCTCAGAATCAGTAACCGAAGGCCATCCAGATAAAATGTGTGATCTTATCTCAGATGCAATCCTTGATGAGGCACTCCGTCAAGATCCACAATCACGGGTTGCAATTGAAACTGGGACAAAAAACGGTGGAGTCATGGTTTTTGGAGAAATGACCACCAATGCCTATATCGATATCCCCCATGTCGTCCGTGATACCATCAAAGGAATCGGATACACCAAATCAGAGTATGGTATCGAATGGGAAACCTGCTCAGTTTGGGTACAAATCACAGAGCAAAGCCCAGATATCTCTCAAGGAGTTACCGAGGGAAAAGGGCTTCATAAAGAACAAGGTGCTGGAGATCAAGGGATGATGTATGGCTACGCATGCACTGACACCAAAGAACTCATGCCGTTGCCTATCGCGCTTGCTCATAAACTTACCAAAAGATTATCAGATGTACGAAAAAACGGTGGCATTAGTTATCTTCGACCTGACGGAAAATCCCAGGTTTCGATTCAATATGATGAAAAAGGAAAACCTTTGAGAGCCGATACCATTGTTGTTTCAACCCAGCATGACCCTGGTGTAAAATATGAACGGATCCGAAATGATGTCATTGAAAAAATTATAACCCCTGTTTGTAAAGACTGGATTGATAAAGATACTATTTTCCATGTTAATCCAACCGGTGCTTTTATCCGAGGAGGACCGTACGCTGATGCAGGTGTGACCGGTCGGAAAATCATTGTTGACACCTATGGAGGCGTTGGACGGCATGGTGGCGGTGCTTTTTCAGGAAAAGATCCAACAAAGGTTGATCGAAGTGCTGCCTATGCTGCCCGCTACATCGCAAAGAATATTGTAGCTTCAGGAATTGCTGAGAAATGTGAATTACAACTCGCATATGCTATTGGTGTTGCTGAGCCGGTTTCAATCAATATCGATTGTTTTGGAACCAATAAGATACCCCTTGAAAAAATCGAGGAGTTTATTCGAGAATTTTTCCCGATAAAACCAGCTGATATCATTCAAACGCTTGACCTGCGCCGTCCGATTTACAAAAAAACAGCAGCGTATGGCCATTTCGGACGGGATGATCCTGATTTTAAATGGGAAAAAACCGATAAAGCACAGCTTCTCCGTCATGAAGCAGGACTCTGATTTTAAATTCTTTTTTTGTTTTTCTTTTTTCACTAGCGTTAGGTTAAAGTAGTGAAACTAAGATTCAATACGTTGTTTTTGTATGGTGTCTGTACGTTCTCAGCACAAATTGTGGTTGATTCTTGTGGTTTTTATCATTTGTATTCTGGCTTGTTCCGGGTGTTTACAACGTGTACGATCGTATATTCCAAACCAGTTTTTGGTTGATGGATGGTATGAAAATACAGGACTGCAGAATACCGGGCTGCAACTTTTTGGTTTTGAACAATGGGTGAGTGTTACCTATGAGGTTCACGGTCGTTTTCCAGCACTACTAACCATTACCACCGTAAAAACCCTGCTCTTGGCCAATGAAGAGCAATTATTTATCAAAACAAAACAAAATCTTGAACAAACATTTACGTGTGCCATAAGGATACTAAATCAAACTGAAGGACAGAGATTCAATGCACAAGCGCATCATACTTATTTTGTAGTATATACAGGTATTCATCTCAAAACCAACGAATCTGTCAGAATCATCGGTGAAGTATGGAATTGTGGTGTTACTGGATCATCAATTATTTGCGTTGGAATCGCTCATCTCACAAATGCAAACTATCCGCAACAGCAGAATCTTGATCAATGGCAGATGCTCGTAGCTGACCCTCAAGGAACCATCGATGGTTTTAACGGATCAACAGGTCTTATATATAATGTCTGTTGTCATTAGAGAAAAATCAAACGTTTTTGTATCAGATAACGTTCGTAATTTTCGCAAGTCGTTTTGCCGCTTCAAGCGTGAGTCCGTGTTCACCAAGAATAGTATATCGTTCTGGTCGTATCTCCTGAGCATGGAGGAGTGCTTCAATGATTTTTTTCTTCGGAATGCCGAGTTCTTTGGCATTTGTTGGTGCACCAATGATTCTGAGTGCCTCACGTACCTCTTGCCAGTCTTCCCCATGGAGATACATCATCATAATGGCACCAACCCCGCATTGTTCTCCATGGAGTGCTTTTCCTGGTGCGATCCGATCAAGCATATGGGAAAACATATGTTCAGCACCTGATGCTGGTCGTGTATTTCCTGCAACACTCATGGCAACTCCTGAGACAATCATGGATTTTACCGCCTGCCAAACTGCTTCTCCGAGACCTGATCTGATATCTTCGGCTTTATCAATAAGGAGTTTTGACGCAGTGAGTGATAAGGTTGCTGCAAATGTGCTAAACTCCTCATTTTTTAACCGATGTGCAAGCTCCCAGTCTTTCACTGCTGAGATATTTGCGATAACGTCAGCGCATCCTGAGGCCAGCATTCGATACGGCGCTCGTGCGATAACCGCGGTATCCGCAAGAACAGCAATCGGTGATACAGCATCTTTTGATATTGATCCTTTCCGATCTTTTAATGATGCTCGGGGTGATGCCATCCCATCATGGGCTGCTGATGTCGGCACACTGATATACATCTTGTTCAGTTCATAGGCAACAAGTTTTGTAACATCAATTACTGATCCCCCTCCAACTCCAAGAAGGAGATCCGGTTCATAGTTTTGTTGTACGCTTCGAAGAACATAATTGACTTCTCGTTCACCTGGCCAGGCAATAGGTATGTCTTTTTGAATGATCGGTGAAGGAATCGTAATCATCTGCACCTGGTACTCTGCGTTACTGAGAATTTTTGCAATCCGATCCCCTGAGATTTTTTTTGTATTTTTATCGACAACGATGGCGATACGTTTTCCGGTGGTTAAGCGTCCACATAATCCTTTAATCTGGTCGGTTGTGTTATGCCCAACTATCACTTCTCTTGGAAATATCATGGTCTTAAATTTTGTAAATTTATCCATAGGAACCGCACAAGGAAGTAAACCGTTGGTTTAATATATTCTTTTTGTCTTAAACCCCTCTGCTATTCGTATGGGATTTAAAGAGTATATCAAGAAACATCTTTTAATGATCAGTTTTATCCTGATTGTACTAAGCGCATTGGTTGTTCTTGGTGGCTGTTTTTTAGCCCCACAGATTTTTTATGACCAGTGGATTTGGAAATATTACTGGGGGCCAGTTGTATCTGATGCAGCAGGGTATCCAGTGACCTATCATGGAGTTACCGCTTACGAGGGTTATACGTTGATTTCTGAGATTACCTATGGAATTATTCTGATTGTTGCCCTCTATGGAATTTATAAACTGTTGAGAAAACTTGACATCCGGATTGATTGGCGTTTTTGTCTTGCGTTGATGCCGTATATACTTTTCGGTCCTGTTACTCGAGTTTTAGAGGATGCTGAGTACTTTACTGAACCATTCGTTTTTTGGTTTATCTCCCCGCTCATTTATTTTCAGATTGCGGGCTATGCGTTAAGTTTTGTTTGTATAGGTTGGTATCTACAGAAAAATGCTGATAACTACCATCATATCAGAAGTATCACTGATGTGATCTTTATCGTGCTGTTTGTCAACATTTTTTATAGTGTTCTATGGACGTTGGGTTGTACGTATGGAAAAGTCATTTTACATCCTGGGTTATTTTTGTTTCTTTCACTGAGTGCATTTGTACCTTTGATATATCATGTATATAAAAAACGGAAAATCACGGTCAACACCATGGTTTTTTCAGGAGGAATGCTTTTTTTCCTCCCCTCGTTATATCTGGTTGGTCTTTGGATCATTGGTGAAAATTGGAGTCATACTGCAGGTGTTCGTTTCGATGTTTTTATTCTTATTTTTGTGTTGGTTGCGAGTGTTACAAGTATTGTATATCTTGTTAGTGTGTTGTATAAGCAAAAATCATGGTCTGCTCCATATCGACAACCATTGAATCTTGCAATGATCATCGGGCATCTCATTGATGGATGGACTAGTTATATCAGTATTTATGATCCTTTAGGGATGGGTTTGCTTGCATATGAAGAAAAACATCCTGCTTCGAATTTTCTCCTTGAGATCTGGCCACCGTTGTTTCCGATTGTGAAATTCTGTTTGATCGTCGTCGTCATTTATCTTTTTGATATAGCATACAAGGAAGAGTTACGGAATCATCAACATCTTGTACATCTGTTGAAAATAGGGATTCTTATCCTTGGTTTTTCGCCAGGCATGCGCGATTTACTGAGAGTAACTATGGGTGTTTAAAGATATGCGACGGCATCCTGACTGGTTGAAGGTACGGCTTGGAAGTGGTGAAAAATATCATTCCATGAAAGCATTGCTTCGACAGGCAAAACTGCATACTATTTGTGAAGAAGCAAAATGTCCAAATATTGCTGAATGTTTTGGCTGTGGTACCGCTGTTTTTCTCATCATGGGTGATGTCTGCACTCGACATTGTTTATACTGTCATGTCAAACATGGTAACCCGTTACCGTTAAATCCTAATGAACCACATGATGTTGCAAATAGTGTTCGAACCTTAGGTTTAAACTACGTGGTTGTAACGTCGGTTACTCGAGATGATTTGTCTGATGGAGGTGCACAGTTCTTTTCACAAACAATCGGTGAAATAAAAAAACGTAACCCTGCCTGTGCTGTTGAAGTTCTCATTCCTGATTTTCAGGGTAACGATGATGCGCTTCGAAGTGTAGTTTTGGCACAACCTGATGTAATTAATCATAACATTGAGGTTGTTGAGGCATTGTTTCCAACGATTCGTCCTCAGGGGGATTATCGTCGAAGTTTAAAAGTATTAGAAATGATAAAAAAGATCAATCCAAACATGAAGACAAAATCAGGATTTATGGTTGGTCTTGGAGAAACGAATAATCAGATACATGCCACGTTACATGATTTACATGCAGTTCAGGTTGATTTTTTAACCATTGGGCAGTATTTACAACCAACAAAAAACCATGCTGCTGTTGTACGATATTATACTCCTCATGAATTTGAAAACTTCAAACAAGCTGCTCGGGCACTTGGTTTTCAACATGTTGAATCAGGTCCGTTAGTTCGAAGCTCGTATCACGCGTCACAAGCCTTATCTCTGCGTTAGATTCAAAAGAAAGGTTATAAAATAGGTATTCTGTTTCTTTTGTTGCATGAGCGACATACAGATGCATTCCGTGTATAAAGTACCAAATGGGAAATTACTCAAAATTTTCTTAACATATAATAAAAATGATAATTGCATTGAGAACATTAAAATCACCGGTGATTTTTTCGCGTATCCTGAAGAAGCAATTGAACTACTCGAACAAGCATTACAGAAAACTTTCTTTACACAGGATCATGTTTTTAACACGATACGATCTGTCGTGCAAAAACATAATATTCAATTCATCGGTTTATCCGCTGATGAATTAACCAAAGGAATTTTGATGTGTGCACCATGAGGGAACATTGGCGGTTGGTACAAACAGGATATATGCCTGCAGCGATGAACATGGCTGTTGATCAGGCGATTCTTGTAGCACATAGTAAAGGTTTGGTTCCACCCACAGTTCGTTTCTACGGATGGAAACCACCAGCGATATCAATTGGTTATTTCCAGGGTTTAACTGAAGAAGTTGATCTTGATTCCTGTAGAAGATACGGTGTTGACTATGTCCGCCGGGTTACGGGCGGGGGTGCTGTATTTCATGATCAGGAATTGACGTACAGTATTGTCATTTCTGAGACGCATCCACAAATGTCAAAAAACATTTTGGAGAGCTATGGACGTATCTGTGGTGCGATCATTAAAGGATTGAACATGCTTGGCATTACGGCGACGTATGCACCAATTAACGACATCCTTGTCGATGGTAAAAAAATCTCAGGGAATGCACAGACGAGAAAATTTGGTGTTGTTTTGCAGCATGGGACAATTCTTCTGGATGTTGATGTTGAAAAAATGTTTTCGTTGTTAAAAGTTCCCAGTGAGAAAATCAAAGATAAACTGATCAGTGATGTTAAACAACGGGTAACGTCGGTTCATCATGTTCTCGGCAGAATACGTACCTTTGAACAAGTCGCTCAAGCGATGAAACACGGTTTTGAGACCGAGTTTTCTGTTCTTTTCGAGGAGCAGCATCTTACACCTGAAGAAAAAACGTTAGCAGAGAAATTTAAAAAAGAGTATTTTTCTGACAGCCAATGGAATTTTAAACGATGATGCCTTCTATCCTTTGAGTAACATAGGGTTCATGTACTACCTTGTCTATTCAACGTTGTGGTTTGAGGATCCCATGAGGTATTCTAGAGTTCTGAGAAAAAAATCGTTTCGCTTGCATCGTCTAGTCATATTGAGTATTATGATCAGTATTTTCCCTCCTCTTGCAAATCATCACTATTGCTCTGCTGAACCAGTTCTGATTATCTCCGGACCGACGGAGGTTTTTGAACAATCACAGGTTACCTTTACCGTGACGCTTGATGGAACTCCTGTTCAAGCACGGGTTGTCTTCGGGGATGGTTTACAAATTCGTTATTCCAATAGTACAACTGGCGAGGTTCTTTTTACAACTCCTGCAGTGTCCACAGATTCTTCATGGTTTGTCGTTACAGCAAGTGTCGCTGGATCAATCTATGCATACCATTCGATACTTGTTCGAAATCGAACAAACATTCTTGACATTCATCTCTCAACAAATTCACCTAATGAGCTTGAATCATTTACAGTTACTATTACCAATCAGGGAACCCCGGTATCAGATGCGTCTGTCTGGTTTCATAATACTGTTCAAACCACAAATACCCATGGTCAAGTTGTTTTTACAGCACCTGATGTTCTCGTGACAACCTCGATGGGTTTGTCAGTTAATAAAACAGGTTTTTCATCACGAACACAGATGGT
The Candidatus Thermoplasmatota archaeon DNA segment above includes these coding regions:
- a CDS encoding ATP-binding protein, with the protein product MRKETILEILSDWNLWAKQIDTGIQREQYRNELQSLLENTDQIICITGVRRCGKSTLIKQVAHKLSEQKGKNNTLIVNFEDERFTDRTLQTLRDIYDCYQEKVQPTEKKPLLFLDEIQNVSEWERFVRGMHERKEASLLVSGSSSKLLSAELATLLTGRHIIFTLYPLSFKEFLFFNNISIRSELDVVTSRSDIKKLLTEYLGNGGFPEVVLSTEKKRILLSYFDTIITRDIIERFRIREREKIRSLAKFYLTNMSSSVTFNKVAQFLSLPLTTVERFSSYLESAYLLFFIKRYSPSFKEQEKAPRKVYAIDSGLSNAIGFRFIENQGRLMENVVAVELKRRQTMNSALEVFYWKDYQQREVDFILKEGTKIRQLIQVTATIENMNTKEREVRSLLKAMDEFSLEEGLILTDDFDGEEQINGKKIRYKPLWKWLLE
- a CDS encoding DUF6015 family protein, translated to MTIVTLDDLSKAIANRVGIDIEEARRDAGFVMDIFGFDDRVIDNVLDPEDRQLFYILEEEGMLTTEREETTLYDGREWRTHYWRLKKDTILRYSKDTARKPDLIIDKKQIKNVSDEDIYNTLTEDLWTTRKIG
- the metK gene encoding methionine adenosyltransferase; the encoded protein is MKKRKIVISSESVTEGHPDKMCDLISDAILDEALRQDPQSRVAIETGTKNGGVMVFGEMTTNAYIDIPHVVRDTIKGIGYTKSEYGIEWETCSVWVQITEQSPDISQGVTEGKGLHKEQGAGDQGMMYGYACTDTKELMPLPIALAHKLTKRLSDVRKNGGISYLRPDGKSQVSIQYDEKGKPLRADTIVVSTQHDPGVKYERIRNDVIEKIITPVCKDWIDKDTIFHVNPTGAFIRGGPYADAGVTGRKIIVDTYGGVGRHGGGAFSGKDPTKVDRSAAYAARYIAKNIVASGIAEKCELQLAYAIGVAEPVSINIDCFGTNKIPLEKIEEFIREFFPIKPADIIQTLDLRRPIYKKTAAYGHFGRDDPDFKWEKTDKAQLLRHEAGL
- a CDS encoding NAD(P)-dependent glycerol-1-phosphate dehydrogenase — encoded protein: MDKFTKFKTMIFPREVIVGHNTTDQIKGLCGRLTTGKRIAIVVDKNTKKISGDRIAKILSNAEYQVQMITIPSPIIQKDIPIAWPGEREVNYVLRSVQQNYEPDLLLGVGGGSVIDVTKLVAYELNKMYISVPTSAAHDGMASPRASLKDRKGSISKDAVSPIAVLADTAVIARAPYRMLASGCADVIANISAVKDWELAHRLKNEEFSTFAATLSLTASKLLIDKAEDIRSGLGEAVWQAVKSMIVSGVAMSVAGNTRPASGAEHMFSHMLDRIAPGKALHGEQCGVGAIMMMYLHGEDWQEVREALRIIGAPTNAKELGIPKKKIIEALLHAQEIRPERYTILGEHGLTLEAAKRLAKITNVI
- a CDS encoding DUF63 family protein; the protein is MGFKEYIKKHLLMISFILIVLSALVVLGGCFLAPQIFYDQWIWKYYWGPVVSDAAGYPVTYHGVTAYEGYTLISEITYGIILIVALYGIYKLLRKLDIRIDWRFCLALMPYILFGPVTRVLEDAEYFTEPFVFWFISPLIYFQIAGYALSFVCIGWYLQKNADNYHHIRSITDVIFIVLFVNIFYSVLWTLGCTYGKVILHPGLFLFLSLSAFVPLIYHVYKKRKITVNTMVFSGGMLFFLPSLYLVGLWIIGENWSHTAGVRFDVFILIFVLVASVTSIVYLVSVLYKQKSWSAPYRQPLNLAMIIGHLIDGWTSYISIYDPLGMGLLAYEEKHPASNFLLEIWPPLFPIVKFCLIVVVIYLFDIAYKEELRNHQHLVHLLKIGILILGFSPGMRDLLRVTMGV
- the lipA gene encoding lipoyl synthase yields the protein MRRHPDWLKVRLGSGEKYHSMKALLRQAKLHTICEEAKCPNIAECFGCGTAVFLIMGDVCTRHCLYCHVKHGNPLPLNPNEPHDVANSVRTLGLNYVVVTSVTRDDLSDGGAQFFSQTIGEIKKRNPACAVEVLIPDFQGNDDALRSVVLAQPDVINHNIEVVEALFPTIRPQGDYRRSLKVLEMIKKINPNMKTKSGFMVGLGETNNQIHATLHDLHAVQVDFLTIGQYLQPTKNHAAVVRYYTPHEFENFKQAARALGFQHVESGPLVRSSYHASQALSLR
- a CDS encoding lipoate protein ligase C-terminal domain-containing protein, coding for MHSVYKVPNGKLLKIFLTYNKNDNCIENIKITGDFFAYPEEAIELLEQALQKTFFTQDHVFNTIRSVVQKHNIQFIGLSADELTKGILMCAP
- a CDS encoding biotin/lipoate A/B protein ligase family protein yields the protein MREHWRLVQTGYMPAAMNMAVDQAILVAHSKGLVPPTVRFYGWKPPAISIGYFQGLTEEVDLDSCRRYGVDYVRRVTGGGAVFHDQELTYSIVISETHPQMSKNILESYGRICGAIIKGLNMLGITATYAPINDILVDGKKISGNAQTRKFGVVLQHGTILLDVDVEKMFSLLKVPSEKIKDKLISDVKQRVTSVHHVLGRIRTFEQVAQAMKHGFETEFSVLFEEQHLTPEEKTLAEKFKKEYFSDSQWNFKR